The following is a genomic window from Brachionichthys hirsutus isolate HB-005 chromosome 10, CSIRO-AGI_Bhir_v1, whole genome shotgun sequence.
TTGAAGCTTGGACATGTTGTTATTTacaattcaatatttttttttctgttaactTGTAAAACAGTATGAGGCTAAATACACTTGAATAAAAGCAAATTATGTGACAGGACAATTAAATACCATTCAAAGCACCAACACGGCCAGACAAAAACCCAGTATTGTGAGTTTGTCCAAACCCAAATGATTATTTGTATATCGATTGGTGTCTTAAAGCTGGAGGGGGTCACTAAATAgctgacaggatgtgtgtgACGTACCCATGCAGCCCAGCAGCCCAGTGATGGCTTGAACATCTGCCCCAGCAAAGACGTCGGACAGAGAACTGACGACGGGGAGACACAGGGTGTGAACACGGATCCTCCGCTCTCCTGTCGGAGAAAACGAGTCATTAAATAAGACATGCttaatttgcatgtgtgtgtgtgtgtgtgtgtgtgtttacctttgCTGGAGGTGTAAAGCAGCGCAGCCTGGAAAGAGACAACCTGCATGTTGTCCAAGTTTTCATCGATTGACATCTGGACTGCAAAGCCGGCATCCGGGTTCACGGTGGGAAGCGTCAGCAGATCCGTGGAACGCACAAAGAAGTTCCCGTGGAAGGTGTAGATGGACAGACCTGCAGAAAGAAGGATGGAAAGAGGAACTCCATCAAACTGGACCGCACCCAAACCCAATCATCTTTGCACGACAGCAACACAGGTCAGCATTTCACTTCGGGTGTGGCTGCGGCTCAGTGCTCGTCTGCGTATCGGGTAGTCCGGGGGTTCCCAAACACCAGgccacggcccggtaccggtccgcgAGGCATTCgctaccgggccgcacagaaagagtAAATGATTTATAGGATTTCTGTTgtattgatcattttattttaacaggtgttttattttgaaaaacaaccagcTTTTCTCCGCCGTAACATTCGCCAGTGAATCCTGACGTCGCCCGTCATCAGGAATAAATACTACGCTGTGGCGTAAACAAACCTTTGCTGGAGCGTATCCTCATGACGGCCTCGAAGCCGATTTTCCTGGTTAAGTATCTCTTCAGATCTTTCTGGAAGCACTCCACCTGAGCGCCATTGTGCTGGTGGTGGTAAGAGGGGTAGTAGTAAATGCTCCCTGACGAGTATCTGGATATACAGCCTGGAAGAGACGATGGAGGCGAGGTCGAGGTGACAAACTGAGGGTCTTATTTCTGAAAAATAGGTTCAGCCTCGCTCCTGCTGCGCTTGCATCGAGTCCATGATACACAAATGTGCCGTTTCTTCACCCCCCGATGCAAGAGATTACACACGTTTGGAGTATTTGCTGATTCAATCTAGACaattatgtgtatttttgagAAACAGGCTCCCGTTGCTAAAACCCCAAAGCTTTGATCTCCCAAGAGGTCTTTTCAAAATAAGGCCCGGTGTCTACAAGGAGGCTACAGCAATATAGAAGTCGTCCTACAATAATGAAATCATATCCTAAATTAGATCAGAAATCATCTTTCATTACTTTTAATGTCCTGCCTGCTCCATCCAGGTCTTACCCAATGATGCGAGGTCGCAGTACTGCGAGCTGAGCAGGAACAGGTccaccgccacctgctggccagAGCAGTCCAGAGCCAGCTTCTTGTAGAAGTCTGTCGCTGGGGCCAAATGCTGGATGTCCTGAAGGAAAAACGTCAGCTGAGGTCAGGTGGCTATAAGGTTCGTTAAAAAGCCGGAAGACGCTCCCTTCTGAACGCTGGACTGCCTATAAAATCTAAAGGTCAGAGCTCTTTGGACATGAACAAGCAAGCAGTGAAAACACAACCAGTAATTTTTCACTCGGATTTGGTTTGAAGATTTCCTCGTTCACTATTACTGACTGTACGTCCTTGCAGCTACATTTCAGAAAGCAGTGGGTGAATAATTATCATGATAATAATGAGCATCGTCAACATCTGCAGGCGCCTTGTACGCCAGCCCCGAACCGAGCCGGCAGAGCTCCCACCTTGGCAGATGCCCGCTGGTTGGGGTCTTCTCTGGACTGGAGCGCCCCCGCACCGAGGTTTGGCAGCTGGGTCTGAAAGACGGACATACGCCCTCCGGTGGGCGACAGCAGCTTGAAGGCCGCCTGCAGCGCCGAACCCAGGGCTGACTGAGTCTCCATTGTTTTCTGAAATAAGCTTGGCAGGCTCCTCAGCAGGTCCTGGACCAGCTGAAACCCAAAACACTGGGAGTGAGTCTCATTTCGGTCAATCATCACTGTCCTGAGGGAAAACAGGTCCTTTCATTTCCTCCGTCTTTTGCTGGGAGTTCGGAATAAGACAGATAAACAGTTAAGCCTGAAATGATTCGTACCCCCGGTAAATTTAGTCTTTAAGTCGTTTTTATTCAACCAGCAAGTTTTGATTCTGGACTGGAAATGACACAGATGTCTTCCAAAAGATAAAGAAAGACGATGTAAAAGAGGCattattgtgtaaaaaaaaaaaagcttttatttacatttatattttatttggaAGGCGCTCATTGAGGATCCATCGCTAACGACGGATGGGCAAAATCACCAATGGAGACATGCAAAAAGCTGGTCAGCCATTATAAGTAGCGTTTGACTCGTGCGATAACCAATAAAAGCTTTCGTATCGATTATTGAGAAGggaatgaataaatgcagacaCGTCACTTTGtgttcaaatgtaaataaaagctgaGAAATATTATTCTTTTTGCCTCTTGTACGTCGTCTTATCACCTGGGAGACGCCTGAGTCAAGTAAAAACACTTTTCTGGCTGAATAAAACGGAAAACAACAATTTTTCGCCTAAGCTTCATGTGGACCGACAGCTGGACTTCAACTTTCTTACCTCTTTGCATTCATTGAGGTTCACAAGAAGGCTGTCTGGTGTTGGTAAAAATATATCTGTGGAGGACGAAGAGTAATTATTAAAACAAGAACGACACAGCAGCCCTACACACACCCTGATGTTAGAATAATGAGACTGGTTGTTCTTGAGCAGCTGCCACAAAGCGGTTCTCCTAAGGCCCGTAAAAACAGCTATTAATTGTGTCAACCGTCACAAGATCAGAAAGGTTACTGTCGGCGTCTCTCACTGGAGCCACCGGATTGTTTTACAATAGTGTCACCTAATCATTCATATGACACTGCTACATGTAATATGAGCAGTTCTTCCCCACACGCTGAAAAGGACGGGACATAATACAAGGAATGTGTCCCACCCTGGTTTTCATCTGCAGCGCCTGAGACGACGGCGGACCGCTCCCATCACGTTAGCCGATCACAGACGACGCCATAGTTCTCAGAAAGATGCCGAATTTAATCGAAAATGTGTATAAAGGTTACTTAAAATAGTTAAAGAACATGCCTGATCTCCTGATGTAATGTATTTAAGCGTTTGAGTCCGACAACAGCCGCTCACCTTCTATGTCGGACACGATGAGCATCTGCGGCTGGGAGAGTCCTTCCTGCAGGTTGTAGAAGTGGATGGTGCTGTCAAAGGTGATGAAGCCGATCTTTGTCCGGGAGTCTCCGGGAAGCCTGGGACGCACATCCAGATGCAAACCATAATATTTAAAAGCATGTTTCAGCTGTTCAGGATcacgggctgctgctgctgttgaactACGAAGATCATTacaatcattttaaatattttaaatgacaagTCAACATGCTCAACTCCACGGAGGCAGAGGAGCTGAGGCCACGGCGTTCCGGGAGAACATCCCGTCACCACACATGGGCTCAGCAGCGAGCGACCGACTGAAGCCGGGctgctctgcagcttcctcgGACCGTCTCGGTTCTGACTCGactattaactcattgagtgccagccattttcagctcagctatatgcggagtgccccagtttttgcgcATTTCCCCCGGTGTACAGACTTAGAAAACGATATCTTCAATTAAAGGATACTAAACAAATGTGATCAAATCTACTAAAGAGGCATCAAAACGTTAACCCAATTCACTTTGGAAATCATTGCAACACATTCCAAAGAAGGCTCTGCCGTCTTCCCAACATCGGCAACAGGAAATACAACAAAGTACGTACGAATTGATGTTGTCCAGCAGGGACTGGCAGAGCACATCCAGGTAACCCGTCTCCACGGCATTGTGGGAAACATCGATGACAAACAGGTAAACAGCCGGCTGTGGTGGCCTCAGCTGGAcaaatcacaacacacacacacacacacacactgaacccACACCATCCAGTCATGTATATTATGTGAACAATGTTTATAGATATCGCAAATGAAGACATCATTTCCTCATTGATTTAACTCATCGGAGTTTCCAAAGCCACCAAATCCTACCATGTACTCTGAAGGAGCGATGAATTCAATGGTTGCGTTCTGGACCTCCGGTCTTTTGTGTGGCTCCCCGTACGATCTGCTAACTGGGTTGTACATAAACTCCTCTGGAACTACACACAGATACGCACAATATTTGGTGAGTATTAAAcagttatttgtgtgtgtgaatcaggGGGAGCACCGTCCATCTTTAAGGTTACGGTGTACCCACATGCCAATTACTGTATTTATATTATCGCTGTAATTATCATCAAATAGAAGAGTTCACTCTTCTGATGGATCTGACCAAAGCAAAAGAacgtttttataaatatttttatgaaTGTTAAGATGGTGTTTTTGGGGAAACATCACAGACGTAGGAGATCAGACACGCTGCTGCTAATGTGTCGCCACAATAAGTGAGACTATTGAATCCTGACCAGGGATCTATAATGagaatatattataataacaacAAAGGTTATTAAGAGGCTAAGGGGTGCATTCTTAAATCAACCCTAGCCTTTGTTGTAAAATGATCTAATCCGTGACTCACGTTCTGCGATCATGTATTCTGTGAGGCACTGtaaccccccccaaacaaatTGGAGATCATAATGTTTTCCAAAATACACTCACACTATGAAGATGGTGTGTTTCCTATAATTACTGGTAATAAAAAGCCTCTGCAAAACGTCTGGTCgtcattttttccatttgatgcTTCGTGTAAATACGTAAATAGAGTATTTAAACTGTGTTTGTTCGTGTTCTGAGACAGACCTATGAGTTTCTCACCATCATTGACCCGATAGCACATATTGCacttccacctcctctggtcCAGGAAAGAGACAAAGGGGTTAATGTAGGTTCTGCAGGACCGACACCTGACGATGGTGCTGGAAGTCACCACAGGAAGTTGCTGCACGGAAAACGACAGAACAAAACCAAACCCATAGTGAGATGTGGCTCCAGGCAAAGCCGGTGGTGTTTGCAGATAGGTTGTAGCTGGCATACCAATAAAGAAACTAGTGTTGCTGTACAAGTTGTGCAACATCTCTGGCACCTGTGTCGTTAATTAAAACAGGCACAAACTCATTTATTCTGAAAGATTAGGCCTAAAGGTATATTTAGTCATACTTTCAGGGAAAGATGACAAGGCGGATTCTGGTTGTTTAAACAGCAAAGGTCTGAGAGAAGCAGTCATTTTAtctacaactagaaaagcactccgaccTCCGCCAAGCGCCTCGGCccccccatattgtgatttacaccaaaaattattggtctacatttatttaatctagATTTTAAGATTCCTTTTAGACTCAAGCGTACCCCCATTTTACAAACAATCCTGAAAATagccgcaatccggatccgttCTGGataaaattcggtggtgagatagagacccccaccctacacgactgtcaaattccacaaacattggtcaataatcaactgagatatcgaggaacaaatattgaagctcgatttactgcaatgttatgTGTGaaccaaaatccaggatctcttctggatcatcaccaaaatattaTCATCCGTTTTTAACTTTTTAGGTTATATTTCTAACAGCCTCCTTGTAGAGGTAATTAGAATGAGTCATGCTTTTCCAGCAAAGCAATCCATTAAAATGCTGCCCTTCATATGTTTCTCTCCTTCACACGCTGAAGCGAGTGAGGAGTCCGGTTTAAACAGCAAGACCACCACCCAGGAAGACGGTCTCCTTCCAGTCTTCCGATTGACCCCCCCACTACATCTCAGTGTTCCAGGCTTTACATTTACGTTGCTTGTTTGATATACAAACACATCAACTATTGAACTGAGGTGTTACCGTGAGGTCTTTGAAAgggtggagcagcagccccaGAGGCATCTTGGCTTTGTTGAGCAGAGACTGGGTCTGAGGGATGCTGGTGAGCGTACAccggaaaaccctgcagagtcACAGAAACAGGCTTAAAGTACTCAGCGGCGTTTAGAGAGATTAATGAACGCATAGACAAAGAAACCTGCAGCCAAGATATGAAGAAGAGAAAAGCCTACCTACTGTAAAACAAAGTACAGATGGACAGACAACAACCAAAGACACAGCTAACATTTGATTCTTCAAATTATGTAGCAATTTGAAAAGGTCCCAGTTGAGGTACATTTAACAAATCCCCTATAAATATCTAACATTACTGAAATGGTAGtttcaaacaataaaaatggcTTACTCTGGGCTGCAGTTGACCTTCTGCAGGTCCTGCGGGAGGCAGGGTGTCGGAGCGGGTATTGGGGTTGGTGGCAGCAGGttcctctcctgcagcaggTTCACGACTCTCAGGGCCTCTGGGGTGCTGGACTGAAGGCTCATAGCCGCCAGGGATGGGCTCAGTTGGGCTGGCCCCGGCCCACCAGGTGACTGGGAGAAGGGAGAACCAATAACGAAACACGCCAGCCATGCTGCCACGGACTGAAGATACCGGAATCTTTCTGGCACAGCCGAAGGTCAACCAAAATATAATCACTTTAAAACTGTCATGAATGATGCAGAGTACGAAAGGCGACCGATGGCTGTGGtttcaacataaaacaaatggtTTCAGGAAAGtattaaatgtttaaagcaCGTGTTTGGGATACAGCTCAACTGACTGATCCTCAATTtgcctctttaaaaaaaaaaaaaaaaaaaagaactttgttGTCAGTAATTAATTTCTAGAGCTCGGATGTGTACAAGGTCAAAACGCAAACCCATGAAAGAAATGGCAGAACTCCGCTAAACCAGCATCAAGAACAAGCCAACAAGCAGTGAATGTGAAAGCCCAGTGTGGGTCCGTAAAACTCCTCTCTCACCTGCAGGTATGGCTGAGGTGCCTGACTGTACGGTTGTGTGGCCGCCTGCATTGCAGGATGCATGGGGGACGAGTTGTGGGGCGCTGCAGTGTTGTGGTACCCGGGTGGGAGGGACGGGTAGTGGCCTGAGTGTTGACCTGGCGCTGCTGGATGAGTTAGGCTCGCTGTGGAACGAAGGAAACGGAGCGAAATTCACTCAGTCGCTCACATTCGGGAAACGTTTGTTTCACGCGGCGTCGACTTATCCAGAGGAGGTCTGATGCTTTAATGGAAACCAACCTGTCGTTAAATACCTGGATGACTGGGAATCCGCACTCGAATGGCAACAGGTGGAAGAGTTAAACATATGAATGGCTGTCTAATACATCACACTTTTTCCCCCACTCTGTAAACTTtgactgcgcatgcgcagctAATGTGAAAACAGCTGCGCATATGGCAGGAACCGGTCTTACCCATTTTGTTCTCGACATGGTTATAGTTGATTGGTGCTTGCGGACCGTTCCCAGCCACAGTTCCTGTTTCAAAGCAAACACACGTTACGTGAAAACACTTAGCGGTAAACGTTTTAACGACACCGACTCATTAATTCATAGCCTCAACGTGTCAATGACAGGCGACTGAATGGACTCTGAGCTACGCTAACAACTGGATAGTAGTTATAATAACACTGTTTACGGGAAATCACATAGAGCGtgttgaatacattttcaaaggTCGTGGAGGTGATGGGGTGGGAACGTGGAGCAGAAAACTACCCAATGAGAAAATGTTTACCTGGAGTGCAATTATACTAAGAACAGCGCTAgcaagcaaacatttaaaaatagcaGACAAAGTTAACGTGACTAATAGCTCTAAGCTAATTCTTAATTTAAGCATTGCTCTCGAAGAGACTGGAGCTCCGCATCAGAGGCACAACGAGGACACGATGGACACCACAGCACTGACACTAAATCTAACAGCTACTGACTCATCGCACCACACCTGGACATTCAATATCCCCCTCCTGGCAGTCGGGCTCCGCAAGGGACAGGGCGCTGTTAACAGCCCCCCCACACTGAGCTGGCAtgtggaggaaggagggggacAGCAGAAGGCGATCAGAACAATAAAGATAGAAAAAGGTCTAAAATACAATATAATCATCTGAAACCGGTCCAACTTGGACTACTACGGAAAATTCGGTCATTTGCTTTTTTGTTAAGCAAAGCTCCTTCTAACGTATAAAACAAAGAAACTTTT
Proteins encoded in this region:
- the sec24a gene encoding protein transport protein Sec24A; the protein is MSAAGFNSQNGTGAGQNYLNGPSQNPVVPGVNYGITQPPIYNPMQSKAPAAPGPGPYPPGPYQPAPPTSSYQPGPPLSSYPAPSGQLLLTRPSMGGPPPHTPPQSASPSPGPRMPPARATPPPPTVSSNAYYPKPQQPQTVAPTWSYNTAPPPIGPTTSLTTPPVGPMVNHVTPAASTVAAPLPPPSAAVYSSAPPHCAPQPPGPRMPTISNQGFTQKGPAPPPMNPMAPHAYPPRGAPYGPPPTMKPSLPPAGPPMAGATPPPPKADAQCGGAVNSALSLAEPDCQEGDIECPGTVAGNGPQAPINYNHVENKMASLTHPAAPGQHSGHYPSLPPGYHNTAAPHNSSPMHPAMQAATQPYSQAPQPYLQSPGGPGPAQLSPSLAAMSLQSSTPEALRVVNLLQERNLLPPTPIPAPTPCLPQDLQKVNCSPEVFRCTLTSIPQTQSLLNKAKMPLGLLLHPFKDLTQLPVVTSSTIVRCRSCRTYINPFVSFLDQRRWKCNMCYRVNDVPEEFMYNPVSRSYGEPHKRPEVQNATIEFIAPSEYMLRPPQPAVYLFVIDVSHNAVETGYLDVLCQSLLDNINSLPGDSRTKIGFITFDSTIHFYNLQEGLSQPQMLIVSDIEDIFLPTPDSLLVNLNECKELVQDLLRSLPSLFQKTMETQSALGSALQAAFKLLSPTGGRMSVFQTQLPNLGAGALQSREDPNQRASAKDIQHLAPATDFYKKLALDCSGQQVAVDLFLLSSQYCDLASLGCISRYSSGSIYYYPSYHHQHNGAQVECFQKDLKRYLTRKIGFEAVMRIRSSKGLSIYTFHGNFFVRSTDLLTLPTVNPDAGFAVQMSIDENLDNMQVVSFQAALLYTSSKGERRIRVHTLCLPVVSSLSDVFAGADVQAITGLLGCMAVDRSVSASLSDARDALTNAAIDSLSAYRQSVLTIQQPGLLSPACLRLFPLFILALLKQKSFRTGTSTRLDDRVFTMCQLKYQPLAYAMLMIHPALYRVDDLTDEGALNITERTVPQPRLLQLSVEKLSRDGAFLMDAGTVMYLWIGRNCDPNFLNQVLGVSNSASVPENLFTLPELDTAESQRTRAFIGWLRDQRPFFPSLHVIRDESQKKVSFMQNMIEDRTESALSYYEFLLHLQQQISK